A window of Aricia agestis chromosome 3, ilAriAges1.1, whole genome shotgun sequence contains these coding sequences:
- the LOC121740401 gene encoding uncharacterized protein LOC121740401, with the protein MHSNFVFTLVCCSIFFIAKGDEKPEEWRLKLEEANGTCSRKFKVETLQETCKDFPPCIEGEKGVAGPKGDNGDKGDKGPQGPIGECPPLGTEKNPDTSCNTALDDTWIFRPKPFQVSCKNKSEICIDIPKTNLSTEDLNKRSTIVTKEDWLWTAIKKTDFKDFYGYEKSQISHLVSISDDVTMELMVHCYNFELKDNIQILLLDSTHVGQNPTPDSPVTYTVRHNGCKNLGANEWGSAIISLKTWSTAIKNFYVKPEETTAEQRIYIQLNKLCFNFFLKHD; encoded by the exons ATGCATAGTAATTTCGTTTTTACATTGGTGTGCTGCAGTATTTTCTTCATCGCGAAAG GCGATGAAAAACCTGAAGAATGGCGACTTAAATTAGAGGAAG caaATGGAACATGCAGCAGAAagtttaag gtAGAAACGCTCCAAGAAACATGCAAAGATTTTCCTCCAT GTATAGAAGGAGAAAAAGGGGTGGCTGGACCAAAG GGTGATAATGGTGATAAAGGAGATAAGGGTCCTCAGGGCCCAATCGGGGAGTGCCCGC CTCTTGGAACAGAAAAAAACCCCGATACCAGTTGTAATACGGCACTGG ATGACACGTGGATTTTTAGGCCAAAACCATTTCAAGTAtcatgtaaaaataaaagtgaAATTTGCATTGATATTCCAAAGACAAACTTGAGTACAGAAGATTTAAACAAGCGAAGCACTATTGTAACAAAAGAAGATTGGCTATGGactgcaataaaaaaaacagactTCAAAGACTTTTACGGG TATGAAAAGTCTCAGATATCCCATCTCGTGTCGATATCTGACGACGTGACCATGGAGTTGATGGTCCACTGTTACAACTTCGAGCTCAAGGACAACATCCAGATACTGCTGTTGGACAGCACTCACGTCGGACAGAATCCTACTCCTGATTCACCCGTCACTTATACTGTGAGACATAATGGCTGCAAG AATTTGGGAGCTAACGAGTGGGGTTCTGCCATCATATCATTGAAGACTTGGTCCACAGCTATCAAGAATTTCTACGTTAAACCAGAGGAAACCACCGCCGAACAAAGAATCtatattcaattaaataaactttgttttaatttctttttaaaacatGACTAA
- the LOC121740402 gene encoding uncharacterized protein LOC121740402: MSRTGRFMCILYIVLLINLILEINGQKAVRKGPAGIRGDPGAKGEKGEKGERGDIGPYGKIEVDSSHVELRNEHHEPPLRGGAANAATSCQEIDLSGFESDKSKVPVYIYGAKPFEVACDRNEEAKTCLLQKKTMEIDSKRPEYRFPEAGKPFWLSTVGFDLLRFYSDFQIDHISQLKYLLKISYKVSIEIVVHCKNTVISKDSEKYLQIHLWDGQNVGPSPTLKSPAYYEIPDELNKCKDFPDETKWGTAIIKLTTSSNFIKDFYIRDIQKEKDQEIYIELKELCIYT; this comes from the exons ATGTCGCGTACCGGTCGTTTTATGTGTATTCTTTACATAGTTCTTCTAATTAATCTCATATTAGAAATAAATG GTCAGAAAGCAGTGCGAAAAGGACCTGCAGGAATCCGTGGTGACCCTGGGGCCAAAGGTGAAAAA ggTGAAAAGGGTGAAAGAGGAGATATCGGTCCATATGGAAAAATTGAAGTTGATTCTAGCCACGTTG AATTGAGGAACGAACACCACGAGCCTCCTCTGCGCGGCGGCGCAGCTAACGCGGCAACCTCATGCCAAGAAATTGACCTTTCTGGGTTTGAATCAGACAAAAGCAAAG TTCCAGTGTACATATACGGTGCAAAGCCTTTTGAAGTGGCTTGTGACAGAAATGAAGAAGCTAAAACCTGCCTGTTACAAAAGAAAACTATGGAGATCGATAGTAAACGCCCAGAATACAGATTCCCAGAAGCCGGTAAACCGTTTTGGCTGAGTACTGTGGGATTTGATCTCCTAAGATTTTACAGT GATTTTCAGATCGATCACATATCACAACTCAAGTATCTACTGAAGATATCGTACAAAGTGTCGATTGAAATCGTTGTGCATTGCAAGAATACGGTGATCTCTAAGGATTCAGAGAAATACCTGCAGATTCATTTATGGGATGGTCAAAATGTCGGCCCCTCTCCAACATTGAAGTCGCCTGCATACTACGAAATACCAGACGAGTTGAACAAATGCAAG GACTTTCCTGACGAAACAAAATGGGGAACTGccattataaaattaacaacATCTTCTAATTTCATCAAAGACTTTTATATCCGTGACATACAGAAGGAGAAGGATCAAGAAATTTACATAGAGCTAAAAGaattatgtatctatacttaa